The Bryobacteraceae bacterium genome includes a window with the following:
- a CDS encoding ATPase, giving the protein MNRRRAVVSWSSGKDAAWALHLARQQPDLEVAGLLTSINAEFRRVSMHGVRQELLEMQAGAAGLPLRIVELPWPCPNEEYEKRMGAACAALRAEGVEAVVFGDIFLADVRAYRERQLAGTGLEPLFPLWGADSQKLAREMLDGGVRARIACLDPARVDRQLAGREWSVEVLSSLPCGVDPCGENGEFHTFVADAPVFRHPIRVTAGKVVERDGFVYADFLPESS; this is encoded by the coding sequence ATGAACCGCCGCCGCGCCGTTGTCTCCTGGTCGTCCGGCAAAGACGCCGCCTGGGCGCTGCACCTCGCCAGGCAGCAGCCGGATCTCGAAGTGGCGGGGCTGCTGACGTCGATCAACGCGGAGTTCCGCCGCGTCTCCATGCACGGCGTGCGGCAGGAGCTGCTTGAAATGCAGGCAGGCGCGGCGGGGCTGCCGCTGCGGATCGTCGAACTGCCGTGGCCCTGCCCGAACGAGGAATACGAAAAGCGCATGGGCGCCGCCTGCGCCGCCCTGCGCGCGGAGGGCGTGGAAGCCGTCGTTTTCGGCGACATTTTCCTGGCCGACGTCCGAGCCTACCGCGAGCGGCAGCTGGCCGGCACGGGGCTGGAGCCCCTCTTCCCGCTGTGGGGCGCGGACTCGCAAAAGCTGGCGCGCGAAATGCTGGACGGCGGCGTGCGGGCGCGCATCGCCTGCCTCGATCCGGCGCGCGTCGACCGGCAGCTGGCAGGGCGGGAATGGTCCGTGGAAGTGCTGAGTTCTCTGCCTTGCGGAGTGGATCCCTGCGGGGAGAACGGCGAGTTCCACACGTTCGTTGCGGACGCGCCGGTGTTCCGCCATCCGATCCGCGTGACGGCTGGCAAGGTCGTCGAGCGAGACGGGTTCGTCTACGCCGATTTCCTTCCGGAGAGTTCCTGA